A portion of the Rubritalea squalenifaciens DSM 18772 genome contains these proteins:
- a CDS encoding response regulator receiver domain produces MPSNTVIRKRVIKEFCKSLVWIDDQILPESDDPALRLQYREFYHPISKAISDEGIICHLRGFPSIRSLEEDDYSEEEDIDNDIQQCSNLATQADIIILDWHLGYEDRPELAVRIIKEIASLRGARFLVILSRKENLTSEFKSEFPEFERNGDWFTNGQLNVVLKHKQDFDGEDNDERVQKGRLLLEEIFNQLSVVYPDYLHWAAIELSSAIKRNIPSLLSALPCGTDLGVLTEKHHSQEDVRHAICENLLEDLKETIDPDALHCLSDDLLKLDAWDIEFRTGFNSEISQLRTDALDYTPPEGAEDLSNPHSDLAKYANKLNPSGGKVRGISDYKRMLNAIRTNFNLVNGHQKINDLWNANLMFSEFAEIRSNPSPNQKYSHGSIMTTNAAQQAFEGRRTPHPSIFICISENCDCAWSDHLLFLEAELVSSHGTYDDKDGYTFLRFKGNEYVIKTGAKNLHRLSYAEGTKQIADHIIIGRIREFIISRISGRYWSHATRVGVNQPMFLRHGRTERG; encoded by the coding sequence ATGCCCTCAAATACCGTAATCAGAAAACGAGTTATCAAAGAGTTTTGTAAGTCTCTTGTCTGGATTGATGACCAAATACTCCCGGAGTCAGACGATCCTGCATTGAGACTTCAGTACAGAGAATTCTATCACCCTATCTCCAAAGCAATATCTGACGAAGGTATTATTTGTCACCTCAGAGGTTTTCCGTCTATTAGAAGCTTAGAAGAAGATGATTATTCAGAAGAAGAGGATATAGATAACGATATACAGCAATGTTCTAACTTAGCAACTCAAGCTGACATAATTATACTTGATTGGCATTTGGGCTACGAAGACCGCCCTGAACTAGCAGTTAGAATCATTAAAGAAATAGCATCTCTTCGAGGTGCCCGCTTTTTAGTTATTCTGTCTAGAAAAGAGAATCTCACTTCAGAATTTAAAAGTGAATTTCCTGAGTTCGAGCGAAATGGTGATTGGTTCACCAATGGTCAATTAAATGTAGTCCTAAAGCACAAGCAAGATTTTGATGGAGAAGATAATGATGAGCGAGTTCAAAAAGGGCGTCTGCTCCTCGAAGAAATTTTCAACCAGTTGTCCGTGGTTTATCCAGACTACCTACACTGGGCGGCCATAGAGCTTTCCTCTGCAATCAAGCGAAATATCCCCTCTTTATTATCTGCGTTACCTTGTGGCACCGACTTAGGTGTACTCACAGAAAAGCACCATTCACAAGAAGATGTTAGGCACGCAATTTGTGAAAACTTATTGGAGGATTTAAAAGAAACAATTGACCCGGATGCCCTTCATTGCCTCTCTGATGACTTGCTCAAATTAGACGCTTGGGATATCGAATTCAGGACTGGCTTCAACTCGGAGATCTCACAATTGAGAACTGATGCACTAGACTATACACCTCCGGAAGGAGCAGAAGATCTATCTAATCCACACTCAGATTTAGCTAAGTATGCTAATAAGCTCAATCCGTCAGGCGGCAAAGTCAGAGGGATCAGTGACTACAAGAGAATGCTTAATGCTATTAGGACCAATTTTAACTTGGTAAACGGACATCAAAAAATCAACGACTTATGGAATGCTAATTTGATGTTTTCTGAATTTGCTGAAATCAGAAGTAACCCTAGCCCTAATCAAAAGTATAGTCACGGATCAATCATGACCACTAACGCCGCGCAACAAGCCTTTGAAGGCAGAAGAACTCCTCACCCTTCTATCTTCATTTGTATATCTGAAAATTGCGACTGCGCATGGTCTGATCATCTTTTATTTTTAGAGGCAGAACTAGTCAGTTCTCATGGCACTTATGACGACAAGGATGGCTACACCTTCTTGCGGTTCAAAGGAAATGAATATGTGATTAAAACTGGAGCAAAGAACTTGCACAGATTATCATATGCAGAAGGAACTAAGCAGATTGCCGATCATATAATAATAGGAAGAATAAGAGAGTTTATCATCTCACGAATCTCTGGTAGGTATTGGTCACACGCAACTAGAGTTGGTGTCAACCAGCCCATGTTCCTGAGACACGGGCGTACCGAAAGAGGATAG
- a CDS encoding ATP-binding protein — MPEPATFRSRARVVDLLGRQQIADAPTAMGELFKNALDAAATDVRVNFDEENQLLQIRDNGLGMRPCDVKDKWLVLATESRFQPDSEDSDNWLKHATSEQKEWLNKPKYGEKGIGRLSIALLGRMTLLWTVWGKGVDKVGTLCLVHWNLFQHPHLLFEDIPVPILKLQGSPSLSDFEYLFTTLQKNAAIQGILKDTEWDISPDKHLSKELQEDINIDCTALRQLIDLPWETGTSFIVFNPSEHVEELFEKDNNEIKSWEDRTADWLKSYHAFSTFWNPFHETKDRSFQIHPSLNDKPLDKSYRYWEPDDFKLCDHHIKIEVSKDGFAKGFFKNYNDKKTTPYQKQLKNLPKSHHSPGNFLVEIGYIQGQKSDSFLPEIVRNEMETRLKHAGGFSIYMDNVRIQPYGAIDSDFAGFETRRAKNAGRYYFSSVRMFGGVFIPNKTATGLKEKAGREGFVKNGASRGLRLWLEDLFTDLADSHFGSKSDRKDKKERKEKKAREAAQNRLAEETAEYLKSIKIYKAWIKEFEQREKDQVRKGRQHIAAERNAVAGTHIDDCEESIDKLRELENELRDSPCDPPDGAILEGDILDDVDTYIGTRERILNRLKKEITNQVAQLAPLLERARSEEDNIKNLSERLNSKSSYIHNSLHKELQPAIAKAKTIEGDIQDFADKEIAFINRIRDEALDGLTLEKIARDKSGESSKIFEKAIQLQTDTYDEVVLPRVRRLVNDFEHLTDNSSKSILLNELSKKIESLQERLDYLTEIALIGLILETATHEYENQVSLVRNSIRSLKRKLHNGEAETLAVLADAFEIIDHRIRMFDPIVRRRSPNRSSLSGKSIKDFILHHAKLTPDIHSKIEFTAAFCELQLHKVKTPVILGSIFNLFTNALYWTNKGNSKGRIRFSVVGNTIVVSDDGPGITKNDRERIFDPGFSRRPYGRGLGLFIAKEALRGADFILACSQEPELGALDGANFTITPFLNND; from the coding sequence ATGCCCGAACCAGCCACTTTTCGTAGCCGTGCACGTGTTGTTGACCTTTTAGGTAGACAGCAAATTGCAGACGCCCCAACTGCTATGGGGGAGTTGTTCAAAAACGCTCTAGATGCTGCAGCAACTGATGTCAGGGTAAATTTTGACGAAGAAAACCAACTCCTCCAAATCCGCGATAACGGCCTTGGTATGCGCCCCTGTGACGTCAAAGATAAATGGTTGGTTCTCGCCACGGAATCACGCTTCCAACCAGATTCAGAAGATTCTGATAATTGGCTAAAACATGCCACATCTGAACAAAAAGAGTGGCTCAATAAACCAAAATACGGTGAGAAGGGAATTGGACGCTTGTCTATTGCCCTGTTAGGAAGAATGACCTTGCTCTGGACGGTCTGGGGAAAAGGGGTAGATAAAGTTGGCACCTTGTGCTTGGTTCACTGGAATTTATTTCAGCATCCTCACTTACTTTTCGAAGACATCCCCGTCCCAATATTGAAACTACAAGGATCCCCGTCACTGTCTGACTTCGAGTACCTATTCACCACCCTTCAGAAAAACGCAGCTATTCAGGGAATCCTAAAAGATACCGAATGGGATATTTCTCCAGACAAACATCTTTCAAAAGAGCTACAAGAAGACATCAATATTGACTGTACAGCTTTAAGGCAGTTGATCGATTTACCCTGGGAAACAGGCACTAGTTTTATTGTCTTCAATCCCTCTGAACATGTCGAAGAACTGTTTGAAAAAGACAATAATGAAATCAAATCTTGGGAAGATCGCACTGCAGACTGGCTAAAGTCCTACCATGCCTTCTCCACATTCTGGAACCCATTCCACGAGACAAAAGATAGATCTTTCCAAATCCACCCTTCATTAAATGATAAACCACTGGATAAATCATATCGCTATTGGGAGCCTGATGACTTCAAACTTTGCGACCATCATATTAAAATTGAAGTATCCAAAGACGGATTCGCCAAAGGGTTCTTCAAGAACTACAATGACAAAAAAACAACGCCTTACCAAAAGCAGTTAAAGAACTTACCAAAGAGCCATCACTCGCCGGGCAATTTTTTAGTTGAGATAGGCTATATTCAGGGTCAAAAATCCGACTCATTTCTCCCCGAAATAGTACGAAACGAAATGGAGACAAGATTGAAGCATGCTGGCGGCTTTTCGATCTACATGGACAATGTCAGAATTCAACCCTATGGGGCGATAGATTCCGACTTTGCTGGCTTCGAAACTAGGAGGGCCAAAAACGCGGGCCGTTATTATTTCTCCTCCGTTCGTATGTTTGGCGGGGTATTCATTCCTAACAAGACAGCAACAGGCCTGAAGGAAAAAGCTGGACGTGAAGGCTTCGTTAAAAATGGAGCCAGCAGAGGCCTAAGACTGTGGTTGGAAGATTTATTTACTGATCTAGCAGATTCACATTTCGGCAGCAAGTCTGATCGAAAGGACAAAAAAGAAAGGAAAGAGAAGAAGGCCAGAGAAGCAGCTCAAAATAGACTAGCTGAAGAAACCGCAGAATATCTAAAATCCATCAAAATCTATAAAGCTTGGATTAAAGAATTTGAACAAAGAGAAAAAGATCAGGTACGAAAAGGCAGACAACACATTGCTGCTGAAAGAAATGCTGTAGCAGGCACACACATAGATGATTGTGAGGAATCGATCGATAAGTTACGAGAACTAGAAAATGAGCTTCGTGACAGTCCTTGCGATCCACCTGATGGCGCTATTCTAGAAGGAGACATACTCGATGATGTCGATACCTACATCGGCACTAGAGAGAGAATCCTTAATAGGTTAAAGAAAGAAATCACCAATCAAGTAGCCCAACTCGCTCCTTTATTAGAAAGAGCCCGCTCTGAAGAAGATAACATCAAAAATCTATCAGAAAGGCTAAACAGCAAATCAAGCTATATACACAATAGCTTACATAAGGAACTCCAACCTGCTATTGCCAAGGCAAAAACGATTGAGGGTGACATCCAAGATTTTGCGGATAAAGAAATAGCTTTTATCAATAGGATTAGAGATGAGGCGCTGGACGGTTTAACCTTGGAGAAGATTGCTCGGGACAAATCAGGAGAGAGCTCAAAAATTTTTGAAAAGGCAATTCAGCTCCAGACAGATACATACGATGAAGTCGTACTCCCTCGTGTACGACGACTCGTGAATGACTTTGAGCACCTTACAGATAACTCCAGTAAGAGTATTTTGTTAAACGAGCTTTCCAAGAAGATCGAATCACTTCAAGAACGCCTAGACTACCTGACAGAGATTGCCCTGATTGGACTGATTCTTGAGACAGCAACCCACGAATATGAAAATCAAGTCAGCTTGGTCAGAAACTCAATCAGATCGCTTAAAAGAAAACTTCATAATGGAGAGGCAGAAACTCTCGCAGTTTTAGCTGATGCATTTGAAATTATAGATCACAGAATACGTATGTTTGACCCTATTGTCAGAAGAAGATCTCCTAACAGATCTTCACTATCTGGCAAAAGCATTAAAGACTTTATCCTCCACCATGCCAAGCTGACACCTGATATTCACAGCAAAATAGAATTCACCGCAGCATTCTGTGAACTGCAATTGCATAAAGTCAAGACCCCTGTCATTCTCGGTTCTATTTTCAATCTATTTACTAATGCGCTCTACTGGACCAATAAAGGTAACAGCAAAGGAAGAATACGCTTTTCAGTGGTTGGCAATACTATTGTAGTATCCGATGACGGACCAGGTATAACAAAGAATGATAGAGAGCGTATTTTTGACCCAGGATTCTCTAGGCGTCCTTACGGAAGAGGTTTAGGACTGTTCATTGCCAAAGAGGCACTGCGTGGCGCCGACTTCATTCTCGCCTGCTCTCAAGAACCTGAACTGGGAGCCCTTGATGGCGCGAATTTTACCATTACTCCATTTTTAAATAACGACTAG